One window of Saccharopolyspora phatthalungensis genomic DNA carries:
- a CDS encoding class II aldolase/adducin family protein, translating to MSSSRLAEQRREVIEIARRMTADRLVVGTSGNVSVRCGDLVAVTPSGVDYDRLDVADIPLVDLTGKVVDGDLKPTSELPMHLTAYQLHDAGAVVHTHSLHATALSLLRNDVPAVHYQLAEFGGVVRVAEYATFGSCRLAETMSEALTGRTGCILRNHGTITIGAGLSQAYNRARQLEWLCELWLTASRVGAPSLLSDAELARCAEQFAGYGQQSR from the coding sequence GTGAGCAGTTCGCGACTGGCCGAGCAACGGCGCGAGGTCATCGAGATCGCCCGGCGGATGACCGCGGACCGGCTGGTGGTCGGCACTTCCGGCAACGTGTCGGTTCGCTGCGGCGATCTGGTGGCGGTGACGCCATCCGGAGTCGACTACGACAGGCTGGACGTGGCCGACATTCCGCTGGTGGACCTCACCGGCAAGGTGGTCGACGGCGATCTCAAGCCCACCTCCGAACTGCCGATGCATCTCACCGCCTACCAGCTGCACGACGCGGGGGCGGTGGTGCACACGCACTCGCTCCACGCGACGGCGTTGTCCTTGCTGCGCAACGATGTTCCGGCGGTGCACTACCAGCTCGCGGAATTCGGCGGTGTCGTGCGGGTGGCGGAGTACGCCACCTTCGGCAGCTGCCGGCTGGCCGAGACGATGTCCGAGGCACTGACCGGACGCACCGGGTGCATCCTGCGCAACCACGGGACGATCACGATCGGAGCCGGCCTGTCGCAGGCATACAACCGGGCGCGGCAGCTGGAGTGGCTGTGTGAACTCTGGCTGACCGCGAGCAGAGTCGGTGCCCCGAGCCTGCTCAGCGACGCGGAACTGGCGCGCTGCGCGGAACAGTTCGCGGGTTACGGCCAGCAATCCCGCTGA
- a CDS encoding MFS transporter, with protein sequence MGIPRQLFWGFVAVLIFMIGDGVETTYLSDYLQQPEGGGLPGAVASFATVTVYGVAVMIAAWFSGTLSSIWGPRRVMWLGGAWWVAFECLFLFVAIPSHNPTIIVATYGIRGFAYPLFAFAFLVWAQVASPTKMRGSVAGWFWFAFTGGLPTLGAAVAALAIGPFGMSLYGTLVLSLGLVTVGVLIGSFGVREEHGLKPIADETVENPRSMKRLGEGVDILWRDRRTLAGGLIRIVNTAPQYGFFAMFPFTFGPAAPGGGFLSAAEVATLASIAYGANIAANLFFGVFGDRFGWRRTITWFGCVGCAIATPLWFFTAVTSQSFAVTATFGAVYGVLLAGFVPLSALMPSMVEPKDKGSALAVLNFGAGGAAFVGPVVVTVLYPLVGGGGVAIAFSVLYVLVAFLSLKVKDGCDPGEQKSKQRYARQVQTVRSPA encoded by the coding sequence ATGGGTATCCCCAGGCAGCTGTTCTGGGGGTTCGTCGCCGTGCTGATCTTCATGATCGGCGATGGCGTGGAGACCACCTACCTGTCGGACTACCTCCAGCAACCCGAAGGCGGCGGACTGCCCGGCGCGGTGGCCTCGTTCGCCACCGTCACGGTTTACGGCGTCGCGGTGATGATCGCGGCCTGGTTCTCCGGGACACTCTCGTCGATCTGGGGCCCGCGGCGGGTCATGTGGCTCGGCGGCGCCTGGTGGGTCGCCTTCGAGTGCCTGTTCCTGTTCGTCGCGATCCCCTCGCACAACCCCACGATCATCGTGGCCACCTACGGCATCCGGGGCTTCGCCTACCCGCTGTTCGCGTTCGCGTTCCTGGTGTGGGCGCAGGTCGCCAGCCCCACCAAGATGCGCGGCTCGGTCGCCGGGTGGTTCTGGTTCGCCTTCACCGGCGGGCTGCCCACCCTCGGCGCCGCGGTGGCCGCGCTGGCCATCGGCCCGTTCGGCATGAGCCTCTACGGCACCCTGGTGTTGTCGCTGGGGTTGGTCACCGTCGGCGTGCTCATCGGTAGCTTCGGGGTGCGCGAGGAGCACGGTCTGAAGCCGATCGCCGATGAGACGGTCGAGAACCCGCGCAGCATGAAGCGGCTGGGCGAGGGCGTGGACATCCTGTGGCGGGACCGCCGGACGCTGGCGGGTGGCCTGATCCGGATCGTCAACACCGCGCCGCAGTACGGCTTCTTCGCGATGTTCCCGTTCACCTTCGGCCCGGCCGCTCCCGGCGGTGGTTTCCTCAGCGCCGCGGAGGTGGCCACGCTGGCCTCGATCGCCTACGGCGCGAACATCGCGGCGAACCTCTTTTTCGGCGTCTTCGGCGACCGCTTCGGCTGGCGCCGCACGATCACCTGGTTCGGCTGTGTCGGCTGCGCCATCGCCACGCCACTGTGGTTCTTCACCGCCGTGACCTCGCAGAGCTTCGCGGTCACCGCGACCTTCGGTGCCGTCTACGGCGTCCTGCTGGCCGGTTTCGTGCCACTGTCGGCACTGATGCCCTCGATGGTCGAGCCCAAGGACAAGGGTTCGGCGCTCGCGGTGCTCAACTTCGGCGCCGGCGGTGCGGCGTTCGTCGGCCCGGTCGTGGTCACGGTCCTGTACCCGCTGGTCGGCGGTGGCGGGGTGGCCATCGCGTTCAGCGTGCTCTACGTCCTGGTGGCGTTTCTGAGCTTGAAGGTCAAGGACGGCTGCGACCCCGGCGAGCAGAAGTCGAAGCAACGTTACGCGCGGCAGGTCCAGACTGTGCGCTCCCCGGCGTAG
- a CDS encoding DeoR/GlpR family DNA-binding transcription regulator encodes MASAPKKQSPRILRQQKIVDHVVTQGFASAAELSELTGVSLMTVHRDLDDLVTRGLLRKYHGGVSAQPSTVFESSSDFRLHTHTAEKEALAKDALQFITPGMSVMLDDSTTGLTLARLLPDVGPMTVVSNYRQVQEALREVPDIRLIGLGGEYSRTHDSYLGLPCQEMINTFSVDIVFLSTSAMNAKLTYHQEQEIVLVKRAMLASATTKVLMMDASKVARSALHQFAPVRAFDHVLLAGKLDAALVEEMREQTDVRLSPME; translated from the coding sequence ATGGCGTCCGCACCGAAGAAGCAGTCCCCCCGGATCCTGCGACAGCAGAAGATCGTCGATCACGTGGTCACGCAGGGGTTCGCCAGCGCCGCGGAACTGTCCGAGCTGACCGGCGTCAGCCTGATGACGGTGCACCGCGACCTCGACGACCTGGTCACCCGGGGCCTGCTGCGCAAGTACCACGGCGGGGTATCCGCCCAGCCGTCCACGGTGTTCGAGAGCAGCTCGGACTTCCGGCTGCACACGCACACCGCGGAGAAGGAGGCGCTGGCCAAGGACGCGCTGCAGTTCATCACGCCCGGCATGTCGGTGATGCTGGACGACTCCACGACCGGGCTCACGCTGGCCAGGCTGCTGCCCGACGTCGGTCCGATGACCGTGGTCAGCAACTACCGGCAGGTGCAGGAGGCGCTGCGCGAGGTGCCGGACATCCGGCTGATCGGCCTGGGCGGGGAGTACTCCCGCACCCACGATTCGTACCTGGGCCTGCCCTGCCAGGAAATGATCAACACCTTCTCGGTGGACATCGTGTTCCTGTCCACCTCGGCGATGAACGCGAAGCTGACCTACCACCAGGAGCAGGAGATCGTCCTGGTCAAGCGGGCGATGCTGGCCAGCGCGACGACGAAGGTGCTGATGATGGACGCCAGCAAGGTGGCCCGCTCGGCGCTGCACCAGTTCGCCCCGGTGCGCGCGTTCGACCACGTGCTGCTGGCCGGGAAGCTGGACGCGGCACTCGTGGAGGAGATGCGGGAGCAGACCGACGTCCGCCTCTCGCCGATGGAGTAG
- a CDS encoding GNAT family N-acetyltransferase, with protein sequence MTSRQHRHARGDWTRELIELAALFLAAGAANLLVTGMQSQARGPLVLLSIGAVLLVVAAGRWWWRRQRPPAPPAVAPVPEVVSMQQTLWRLRASVTDTPGRLARLAGGLAALGADIRTMQVHPVAGGVVDEVLLHVPTRVSRRELIAAVEAAGGHDVTAARADVRELDDVPTRTANLAIDLVNGRTGLVRALRALLGQVEVHWQEEPEAPLEIGSFTGGAMCLADPGGGVLVLERPGGAFTPAEFARARAMADLAECCRTRVRPRSDAARTSDGVDLTIRPADRADLDLVSAFHARCSSAARYRRYFSPGPAPGERGLQRLLTPALGRSLLALAPGGEVVGMGNLMYDGDSGELALLVRDDWQRQGVGTVLVRKLVEQAEELGIGTLTAHTHVDNTAIARTLRGGGLKLVGAPEPGEWSWSRELRPKAGSPVS encoded by the coding sequence ATGACTTCCAGACAGCATCGCCACGCACGTGGGGATTGGACCCGCGAACTCATCGAGCTGGCCGCGCTGTTCCTGGCGGCGGGCGCGGCGAACCTGCTCGTGACCGGAATGCAGAGCCAGGCCCGCGGGCCGCTGGTGCTGTTATCCATCGGCGCCGTCCTGCTGGTGGTGGCCGCCGGACGGTGGTGGTGGCGTCGGCAGCGGCCGCCCGCGCCGCCCGCCGTGGCACCGGTACCGGAAGTCGTGAGCATGCAGCAAACGCTGTGGCGGTTGCGCGCGTCGGTGACCGATACGCCGGGCAGGTTGGCTCGCCTTGCCGGCGGCCTGGCCGCCCTCGGAGCGGATATCCGGACCATGCAGGTCCATCCGGTGGCCGGTGGCGTCGTGGACGAGGTGCTGTTGCACGTGCCGACACGGGTGAGCCGACGGGAATTGATCGCCGCCGTCGAGGCTGCCGGGGGGCACGACGTGACCGCGGCGCGGGCGGACGTGCGCGAGCTCGACGACGTGCCGACCCGGACCGCGAATCTGGCCATCGACCTGGTCAACGGCCGCACCGGCCTGGTCCGGGCGTTGCGTGCCTTGCTCGGACAGGTGGAAGTCCACTGGCAGGAGGAGCCCGAGGCGCCGCTGGAGATCGGCTCGTTTACTGGCGGCGCGATGTGCCTGGCGGATCCGGGCGGCGGGGTACTCGTGCTGGAACGGCCCGGCGGGGCGTTCACCCCGGCGGAGTTCGCGCGGGCTCGGGCGATGGCGGATCTGGCGGAGTGCTGCCGCACGCGGGTGCGGCCGAGGTCGGACGCCGCGCGCACATCGGACGGGGTGGACCTGACGATCCGGCCTGCGGACCGGGCGGATTTGGACCTGGTGTCGGCGTTCCACGCGCGTTGTTCCAGCGCGGCCCGGTACCGGCGGTACTTCAGTCCCGGACCGGCGCCGGGGGAACGCGGGTTGCAGCGGCTGCTCACCCCGGCCCTCGGGCGTTCGCTGCTGGCGTTGGCGCCGGGCGGTGAGGTGGTCGGCATGGGAAACCTGATGTATGACGGCGATTCCGGCGAGCTGGCGTTGCTGGTCCGGGACGATTGGCAGCGGCAGGGTGTCGGCACGGTTCTGGTCCGCAAGCTGGTCGAGCAGGCCGAGGAATTGGGGATCGGCACGCTCACCGCGCACACCCACGTTGACAACACCGCGATCGCGCGGACGCTGCGTGGCGGTGGTCTGAAGCTGGTCGGCGCGCCGGAGCCGGGCGAGTGGAGCTGGTCACGGGAGCTGCGGCCGAAGGCCGGTTCCCCGGTGTCATAA
- a CDS encoding HAD family hydrolase: MTQSERPNGAYRAVVFDMDGVLVDSEHLWERMWAKFAAARGKTWTAEQTRRVQGMSAPEWSAFLADFSAATESTAETERAVVDDMIAALDGGEIELLPGAERMVTEVAERAPIALASSAPRRLIDAVLDRHGLTRHFSATVSSAEVPKGKPSPDVYLSAADKLGQDPQHCLAVEDSSNGLRAAAAAGMTVVAIPNSGYPPAKDALAKAGYIAADLDDVRLRLVGALPEPVGSSSGHRPTASRKTKESA; this comes from the coding sequence ATGACCCAGTCCGAAAGGCCGAACGGCGCCTACCGCGCGGTCGTGTTCGACATGGACGGCGTCCTGGTCGATAGCGAGCACCTGTGGGAGCGGATGTGGGCCAAGTTCGCCGCCGCCCGCGGCAAGACCTGGACGGCGGAACAGACCCGCCGGGTGCAGGGGATGAGCGCCCCCGAGTGGTCGGCGTTCCTGGCCGACTTCAGCGCGGCCACCGAATCCACCGCGGAGACCGAGCGGGCCGTGGTCGACGACATGATCGCCGCGCTCGACGGCGGTGAGATCGAGCTGCTGCCCGGCGCCGAGCGCATGGTCACCGAGGTCGCCGAGCGGGCCCCGATCGCGCTGGCCTCGTCCGCGCCACGCCGATTGATCGACGCCGTACTCGACCGTCACGGGCTGACCAGGCACTTCTCCGCGACGGTGTCCAGCGCCGAGGTGCCCAAGGGCAAGCCGAGCCCGGACGTGTACCTGTCGGCCGCCGACAAGCTGGGCCAGGACCCGCAACACTGCCTGGCGGTCGAGGACTCCAGCAACGGGTTGCGCGCCGCCGCCGCAGCGGGAATGACTGTGGTGGCCATCCCCAACTCCGGATATCCGCCAGCCAAGGACGCCCTGGCCAAGGCCGGCTACATCGCCGCCGACCTGGACGACGTCCGGCTGCGCCTGGTGGGCGCGCTGCCCGAACCGGTCGGCAGCTCCAGTGGCCACCGGCCCACCGCAAGCAGGAAGACAAAGGAGTCCGCATGA
- a CDS encoding 2-hydroxyacid dehydrogenase encodes MTSVLAAGDHFVAPEVFIDALRRRAGAHDLQFSTLMLQWPVQPFGPVGNVEEASGTERQLLDALGGAEIVTTQMAPFTADVLANSPRLKFVGVCRGGPVNVDLRAATDNGVIVTYTPGRNAAAAAEFAVGLTLAALRRIPGSDAELKAGNWRGDYYSYEKAGTELAGSTVGLVGYGAIGKIVARVLRAFGAHVLVSDPFVQAEDAARDGVELVGLEALLRRSSVVSLHARLTPETKNLLNADNLKLLPEGAVLINSARGGLLDYAPLPELLKSGRLGALAVDVYDIEPPPRDWPLFDAPNVITTPHLAGATRETAHRAAEIVAGDVARFLNGERPRFVANPDVLAEFEGPRP; translated from the coding sequence ATGACCAGTGTCCTGGCCGCAGGTGACCACTTCGTCGCTCCCGAGGTGTTCATCGACGCCCTGCGTCGTCGTGCCGGCGCGCACGACCTGCAGTTCAGCACCCTGATGTTGCAGTGGCCGGTGCAGCCGTTCGGGCCGGTCGGCAACGTCGAGGAGGCCAGCGGTACCGAACGGCAGCTGCTCGACGCACTGGGCGGCGCGGAGATCGTCACCACCCAGATGGCGCCGTTCACCGCCGATGTGCTGGCCAACAGCCCGCGGCTGAAGTTCGTCGGTGTATGCCGCGGCGGGCCGGTGAACGTGGACCTGCGGGCCGCCACCGACAACGGCGTGATCGTCACCTACACACCGGGGCGCAACGCCGCTGCCGCGGCCGAGTTCGCGGTCGGGCTGACCCTGGCCGCGCTGCGCCGCATCCCCGGTTCCGATGCCGAGCTGAAGGCCGGCAACTGGCGCGGCGACTACTACTCCTACGAGAAAGCCGGCACCGAGCTGGCGGGCTCGACCGTCGGGCTGGTCGGCTACGGGGCGATCGGCAAGATCGTGGCCCGCGTGCTGCGGGCCTTCGGCGCGCACGTGCTGGTGTCCGATCCGTTCGTGCAGGCAGAGGACGCCGCCCGCGACGGTGTCGAGCTCGTCGGACTGGAGGCGCTGCTGCGGCGCAGCTCGGTGGTCAGCCTGCACGCGCGGCTCACCCCGGAGACCAAAAACCTGCTCAACGCCGACAATCTCAAGCTGCTGCCGGAAGGTGCGGTGCTGATCAACTCCGCACGCGGCGGGCTGCTCGACTACGCGCCGCTGCCGGAGTTGCTTAAGTCCGGTCGCCTCGGCGCCCTGGCCGTCGACGTGTACGACATCGAACCGCCCCCGCGCGACTGGCCGCTGTTCGACGCGCCCAACGTCATCACCACTCCGCACCTGGCCGGGGCGACCCGGGAGACGGCCCACCGCGCGGCCGAGATCGTCGCCGGTGATGTCGCCCGGTTCCTGAATGGCGAGCGGCCCCGGTTCGTGGCGAATCCGGACGTGCTGGCCGAGTTCGAAGGCCCACGGCCATGA
- a CDS encoding FGGY-family carbohydrate kinase — translation MIIGVDVGTSVTKASLLNRDGTALVTHSMRSTLQRLPGGRVEQDLEEVIDSVVQVVREVAAAADEVGEPVEALAITGQGDGLWLRDHQGRPVGPAISWLDARAADVLDRWGESGVQRRVFRLTGSGMFPGSAGPLLAHLAEHAPERLERAAVAGYCVDAIVQRFTGEITVDASDASLPFLDVPTRSYSTEALRACGIEEYRRLLAEPAPPNKLFALDGKSAKNLGLPAGLPVSAGPFDLPACAFGSGVGKVGDGSLVIGTTLGCQVLREEVSIDPHGEVAGMWLATPLPEKYLRVMPAMVGTANLDWVLNMIGARVDQLETLLGNSKPGAGGVSALSFLSSSGERAPFVEPHARGQFSGLSLETTQADLVRAMCEAVAYAARHNLETAGLAGDVSACGGGARSAAWSQIFADVLGRPLHVPYEEGVGTRGAAMTAWDSLGEPVDRELWAAARRTVVPHPSAVEFYEHGYRDYLDSIDRARPQWGTTP, via the coding sequence ATGATCATCGGGGTCGACGTCGGCACGTCGGTGACCAAGGCGTCGCTGCTCAACCGCGACGGCACGGCGCTGGTCACGCACAGCATGCGCAGCACCTTGCAGCGGCTGCCGGGGGGCCGGGTCGAGCAGGACCTCGAAGAGGTCATCGACTCGGTGGTCCAGGTGGTGCGCGAGGTCGCCGCGGCGGCCGATGAGGTCGGCGAACCGGTCGAGGCGCTGGCCATCACCGGGCAGGGCGACGGGCTGTGGCTGCGCGACCACCAGGGCCGGCCGGTCGGCCCGGCGATCTCGTGGCTGGACGCCCGCGCCGCGGATGTGCTGGACCGGTGGGGCGAATCCGGTGTGCAGCGGCGGGTTTTCCGGCTCACCGGGTCGGGGATGTTCCCCGGCTCGGCAGGGCCGCTGCTGGCGCACCTGGCCGAGCATGCCCCGGAGCGGCTGGAGCGGGCTGCGGTCGCCGGCTACTGCGTGGACGCGATCGTGCAGCGCTTCACCGGTGAGATCACGGTGGACGCATCCGATGCCTCGCTGCCCTTCCTGGACGTACCGACCCGCAGCTATTCGACGGAAGCGCTGCGTGCCTGCGGCATCGAGGAGTACCGCAGGTTGCTGGCCGAACCGGCCCCGCCGAACAAGCTGTTCGCGCTGGACGGCAAGAGCGCCAAGAACCTGGGGCTGCCGGCCGGGCTGCCGGTGTCGGCCGGTCCCTTCGACCTGCCCGCCTGCGCATTCGGCTCCGGGGTCGGCAAAGTCGGCGACGGCAGCCTGGTGATCGGCACGACCCTGGGCTGCCAGGTGCTGCGCGAGGAAGTGAGCATCGACCCGCACGGCGAGGTCGCGGGCATGTGGCTGGCGACGCCGCTGCCGGAGAAGTACCTACGGGTGATGCCCGCGATGGTCGGCACCGCCAACCTGGACTGGGTACTGAACATGATCGGCGCCCGCGTGGACCAACTGGAAACGTTGCTGGGCAACAGCAAACCCGGTGCCGGCGGCGTGTCGGCACTGTCGTTCCTGTCCAGTTCCGGCGAACGCGCGCCGTTCGTCGAGCCCCACGCGCGCGGCCAGTTCAGCGGGCTGTCGCTGGAAACCACGCAGGCCGACCTGGTGCGCGCGATGTGCGAGGCGGTGGCCTACGCCGCCCGGCACAACCTGGAGACCGCGGGCCTGGCCGGTGACGTCTCGGCGTGCGGCGGCGGTGCTCGATCGGCCGCCTGGAGCCAGATTTTCGCCGACGTCCTCGGCCGGCCGCTGCACGTGCCCTACGAGGAAGGCGTCGGTACGCGCGGCGCGGCGATGACCGCGTGGGACTCGCTGGGCGAACCCGTGGACCGCGAACTGTGGGCCGCCGCGCGGCGCACCGTGGTGCCGCACCCGAGCGCCGTGGAGTTCTACGAGCACGGCTACCGCGACTACCTGGATTCGATCGATCGCGCCCGCCCCCAGTGGGGCACGACCCCCTGA
- a CDS encoding dihydroxyacetone kinase family protein, translating to MTRLYDDPASFTDDMVTGFVAAHPEYVRQVPGGVVRAKRAPQGKVAVVTGGGSGHYPAFCGVVGPGFADGSVIGNIFTSPSADDAYSVGRAADRGAGVVFSFGNYAGDNMNFGLAVERLERDGIRAHNVVVTDDVASAPAAEQTKRRGVVGDFVVFKVASAAAEEGYSFDEVVRVAQHANGRTRSLGVAFDGCTLPGQDKPLFEVPDGRMGLGLGIHGEPGVSERDLPSASELAKILVDSLLAEAPDTESRRVTAILNGLGATKYEELFVVWGTVARLLAENGVEVVAPEVGELVTSLDMAGCSLTLTWLDPELERLWLAPADTPAYRTGNVAPTEADESDEDDELVPVPEPAIVVAPPEGQATAAIVVQALHSVADLLRGKEEELGRLDAIAGDGDHGRGMTRGSAAAVEAAYDAVGQGVGPAAVLVAAGDAWAAKAGGTSGVLWGAALRSFGDLLPDHRAATANDLAAGASAALAAVQRIGRAELGDKTLVDALEPFVAELRSAVESGASGTEAWQRAAKAATKAAEDTAELRPRTGRARPLAERSVGNPDPGAMSLAFALNRIGDMLVGSAVCSTEKLDGEEGSGEK from the coding sequence ATGACGCGCTTGTACGACGATCCCGCGTCGTTCACCGACGACATGGTGACCGGTTTCGTGGCGGCGCACCCCGAATACGTCCGGCAGGTGCCGGGCGGCGTGGTGCGGGCGAAACGCGCGCCGCAGGGCAAGGTCGCCGTGGTCACCGGCGGCGGATCCGGGCACTACCCGGCGTTCTGCGGAGTGGTCGGGCCGGGCTTTGCCGACGGCTCGGTCATCGGCAACATCTTCACCTCGCCATCGGCCGACGACGCCTACTCGGTGGGCCGGGCTGCCGACCGCGGTGCCGGGGTGGTGTTCTCTTTCGGCAACTACGCCGGCGACAACATGAATTTCGGGCTCGCGGTGGAACGCCTGGAACGCGACGGGATCCGCGCGCACAACGTTGTCGTGACCGACGACGTGGCCAGCGCTCCGGCGGCCGAGCAGACCAAGCGCCGCGGCGTGGTCGGCGACTTCGTGGTGTTCAAGGTCGCCTCGGCGGCGGCCGAGGAGGGGTACTCCTTCGACGAGGTGGTGCGGGTCGCCCAGCACGCCAACGGGCGCACGCGCAGCCTCGGCGTGGCCTTCGACGGTTGCACGCTGCCGGGGCAGGACAAGCCGCTGTTCGAGGTGCCCGACGGCCGGATGGGGCTTGGGCTCGGCATCCACGGCGAACCCGGCGTCTCCGAACGCGACCTGCCTTCGGCGTCGGAGCTGGCCAAGATCCTGGTCGATAGCCTGCTCGCCGAGGCCCCCGACACCGAATCCCGGCGCGTGACCGCGATCCTCAATGGACTGGGCGCCACCAAGTACGAGGAACTGTTCGTGGTGTGGGGCACCGTGGCCCGGTTGCTGGCCGAGAACGGCGTGGAGGTCGTCGCACCGGAGGTGGGGGAGCTGGTGACCAGCCTGGACATGGCGGGCTGCTCGCTGACGTTGACCTGGCTGGACCCGGAACTGGAGCGGTTGTGGCTGGCACCGGCCGACACTCCGGCCTATCGCACGGGAAACGTCGCGCCCACCGAGGCGGATGAGTCCGATGAGGACGATGAGCTGGTGCCGGTGCCGGAGCCGGCGATCGTGGTGGCCCCACCGGAAGGCCAAGCGACCGCGGCGATCGTGGTGCAGGCCCTGCATTCGGTGGCCGACCTGCTGCGCGGCAAGGAAGAAGAACTCGGCCGCCTCGACGCGATCGCCGGCGACGGCGACCACGGCCGGGGCATGACACGCGGCAGCGCGGCTGCGGTCGAGGCCGCCTACGACGCCGTGGGACAGGGCGTCGGCCCGGCCGCGGTGCTGGTCGCGGCCGGCGATGCGTGGGCAGCGAAGGCCGGTGGCACCTCGGGCGTGCTGTGGGGCGCGGCGCTGCGTTCGTTCGGCGACCTGCTGCCCGATCACCGCGCCGCGACGGCCAACGATCTTGCTGCGGGCGCCTCGGCGGCACTGGCGGCGGTGCAGCGGATCGGCCGGGCAGAGCTCGGTGACAAGACGCTGGTCGATGCGTTGGAGCCGTTCGTGGCGGAATTACGCAGCGCCGTCGAGTCGGGTGCGAGCGGCACCGAGGCATGGCAGCGGGCCGCGAAGGCGGCGACGAAGGCAGCCGAGGACACCGCGGAGCTGCGACCCCGCACCGGACGGGCCCGGCCGCTGGCCGAGCGCAGCGTCGGAAACCCGGACCCGGGCGCGATGTCGCTGGCGTTCGCGCTCAACCGCATCGGCGACATGCTCGTTGGCAGCGCTGTGTGCTCGACGGAGAAGCTGGACGGAGAAGAGGGGAGCGGAGAAAAGTGA
- the idi gene encoding isopentenyl-diphosphate Delta-isomerase, protein MEQVVLLDDSGQAIGVEDKATVHHQNTPLHLAFSCYVFNDSGEFLLTQRAHHKRTFPSVWTNTCCGHPAPEEDMKAAITRRLGEELGLTVRSLELVLPGFQYRAVMPNGVVENEKCPVFVAFTESTPEPNPDEVAATRWVDWKQFSANVLSGETEVSPWCVLQVRQLSQLGPEPTQWPAGDPADLPPAARVS, encoded by the coding sequence GTGGAACAGGTGGTTCTGCTCGACGATTCCGGTCAGGCGATCGGGGTCGAGGACAAGGCGACCGTGCATCACCAAAACACGCCCCTGCACCTGGCCTTCTCCTGCTACGTCTTCAACGACAGCGGCGAGTTCCTGCTGACCCAGCGGGCGCACCACAAGCGCACCTTCCCGAGCGTGTGGACCAACACCTGCTGCGGCCACCCCGCGCCCGAAGAGGACATGAAGGCCGCGATCACCCGTCGGCTGGGCGAGGAACTCGGGCTCACCGTGCGCAGTCTCGAACTCGTCCTGCCCGGCTTCCAGTACCGCGCCGTGATGCCCAACGGCGTGGTGGAGAACGAGAAGTGCCCGGTGTTCGTCGCCTTCACCGAGAGCACGCCGGAGCCGAACCCGGACGAGGTCGCCGCGACCCGATGGGTGGACTGGAAGCAGTTCAGCGCCAACGTGCTCTCGGGCGAAACCGAGGTGTCCCCGTGGTGCGTGCTGCAAGTCCGTCAGTTGTCCCAGCTGGGCCCGGAACCGACTCAGTGGCCCGCGGGCGATCCGGCGGACCTGCCGCCCGCAGCGCGCGTGAGCTGA
- a CDS encoding class I SAM-dependent DNA methyltransferase, with the protein MEAVHDLDRQLVSRWAGEVSGRIIDAGCGPGHWTDFVRSQGCDVEGVDLVPALVEIARSRFLDVAFRVATLDDLGVPDRSVSGILAWYSIIHTAPEDVPGILGEFARCLPDGGSLLLGIFEGARVEPFPHAVTTAYFWSVEEISQRLADAGFRVEATESRVDPGNRPHAALRARRVHLDK; encoded by the coding sequence ATGGAAGCCGTGCACGACCTGGATCGGCAGCTGGTGTCTCGGTGGGCTGGCGAGGTGTCCGGGCGCATCATCGACGCTGGGTGCGGGCCGGGGCACTGGACCGACTTTGTCCGTAGTCAGGGTTGCGATGTCGAAGGCGTTGACCTTGTTCCAGCTTTAGTCGAGATAGCCAGGTCTCGGTTTCTCGATGTTGCGTTCCGAGTGGCGACGCTCGACGATCTCGGCGTGCCCGACCGCTCTGTGTCCGGGATTCTCGCGTGGTATTCGATCATTCACACGGCTCCGGAGGACGTGCCGGGCATTCTTGGCGAGTTCGCGCGATGCCTGCCGGATGGCGGCAGCCTGCTGCTTGGCATCTTCGAGGGCGCGCGGGTCGAGCCGTTTCCGCACGCGGTGACGACCGCCTACTTCTGGTCGGTCGAGGAGATCTCGCAGCGCCTTGCGGATGCCGGTTTCCGGGTGGAGGCGACGGAAAGCCGCGTCGATCCGGGCAACCGGCCGCACGCCGCGCTTCGTGCCCGACGTGTACACCTCGACAAGTGA
- a CDS encoding ribose-5-phosphate isomerase: MTEQATFRIVVGSDDAGLQYKDALKKDLENDPRIASVVDVGVGTDEHTAYPHVAVNAARMVAEGEADRALLVCGTGLGVAISANKVPGIRAVTAHDSYSVERSVLSNNAQILCFGQRVVGLELARKLASEWLDYRFDESSPSAQKVAAISGYESASDASGVAC, encoded by the coding sequence GTGACTGAGCAGGCGACGTTTCGCATCGTGGTCGGCTCCGACGACGCGGGGCTGCAGTACAAGGACGCGCTGAAAAAGGATCTGGAGAACGACCCGCGAATCGCCAGCGTGGTGGACGTGGGCGTCGGCACCGACGAGCACACCGCCTATCCGCACGTGGCCGTCAACGCTGCGCGGATGGTCGCCGAAGGCGAGGCGGACCGGGCGCTGCTGGTGTGCGGCACCGGGCTCGGCGTGGCGATCAGCGCGAACAAGGTGCCGGGCATCCGGGCCGTCACCGCGCACGACAGCTACTCGGTGGAGCGGTCGGTGCTGAGCAACAACGCCCAGATACTGTGTTTCGGCCAGCGCGTGGTCGGCCTGGAGCTCGCCCGCAAGCTGGCATCGGAATGGCTGGACTACCGGTTCGACGAATCGTCGCCGTCGGCCCAGAAGGTCGCCGCGATCAGCGGCTACGAGTCGGCGTCGGATGCTTCCGGCGTCGCCTGCTGA